In Topomyia yanbarensis strain Yona2022 chromosome 2, ASM3024719v1, whole genome shotgun sequence, one DNA window encodes the following:
- the LOC131684386 gene encoding beta carbonic anhydrase 1-like — protein MERILRGVMRYRNTTREQMVKEFQKVRDNPQPKAVFFTCMDSRMIPTRYTDTHVGDMFVVRNAGNLIPHAEHFQDEYFSCEPAALELGCVVNNIKHIIVCGHSDCKAMNLLYQLRDPDFASRKNRRISPLRAWLCEHANTSLSKFQNLKQVGLDKPLIFSSETPLRKFVAYIDPENQFAIEDKLSQVNTLQQIENIASYGFLKKRLESHDLHIHALWFDIYTGDIYFFSRNSKRFIPIDENTIDKLLEEVRRFYS, from the exons ATGGAGCGAATTTTGCGAGGAGTGATGCGATACCGGAACACTACCCGTGAGCAGATGGTGAAGGAATTCCAAAAAGTGCGAGACAATCCACAG CCAAAAGCGGTGTTCTTCACCTGCATGGACAGCCGAATGATTCCAACACGTTACACGGATACGCACGTGGGCGACATGTTTGTGGTGCGAAATGCCGGGAATCTTATCCCGCACGCCGAACACTTTCAGGACGAATACTTTAGCTGTGAACCGGCAGCCCTGGAATTGGGCTGTGTGGTTAACAATATCAAGCACATCATTGTCTGTGGTCACAGTGACTGCAAGGCGATGAATCTGCTGTATCAGTTGCGGGATCCAGACTTTGCGTCAAGG aaAAACCGCCGAATATCACCACTGCGAGCGTGGCTCTGCGAACATGCTAACACcagtttgagcaaatttcaaaatctcaaACAGGTGGGTCTGGATAAACCGTTGATTTTCTCGTCGGAAACACCGCTGCGCAAGTTTGTGGCATACATCGATCCGGAGAATCAGTTCGCCATCGAGGATAAACTGTCGCAGGTGAACACGTTGCAGCAGATCGAAAATATCGCTTCGTACGGGTTTCTCAAAAAGCGTCTCGAATCACATGACCTGCACATTCACGCCTTATGGTTCGACATTTATACGGGCGATATTTATTTCTTTAGTAGGAATTCGAAACGGTTCATTCCGATCGATGAAAATACCATAGATAAACTGCTAGAAGAGGTTAGGCGGTTTTATTCGTAA